The following proteins are encoded in a genomic region of Planococcus lenghuensis:
- a CDS encoding efflux RND transporter periplasmic adaptor subunit — translation MNKFLKTILIISLIAFIAVNAILLFGKDSVFPKWVYVHDYAETYTGTYTATLPKAALTVPASETVISAPGDSAVEYWIAKQGDPVEIGAELAMLDSEEAEEQRAVWETELAALERERDEVEAALDNLEDELDRQDTTASESTTTRIPGARSDGTVNDGTADNGTGTNGNGANGTGTNGNGTTGGGEVNVDINIEVPQQGAYAAGIAQLEQQIAAITRDIEVVEAQLNRTITEPILLSPVNGTIAEIQDNSLVVYSEDRSFRTYVTEDQWLEIQPGDKAYIQAPGLDAAIPAVIREIAEVPAGSDEWFHAYRVLEPETPANPMAFYAVDFDIVADFEPVIDEETVTEEAADTEVTDPWLAAAGLPFGSTATAAIITEEAAEAVALPESWIVGRLENDTGYVFALTPEGRAAPVPITIDFDLYGRTILAGGVPPEIVVLNESQLADYREAPAIFMPMPLEWPDWDLVGNSYWEDYVPYLFE, via the coding sequence TTGAATAAATTCCTTAAAACCATTCTGATTATATCGCTCATTGCCTTTATCGCTGTTAATGCCATCCTGCTGTTCGGAAAAGACAGCGTATTTCCGAAATGGGTATACGTCCACGATTACGCAGAGACGTATACCGGCACTTACACAGCAACGCTTCCAAAAGCTGCGCTCACAGTCCCGGCGAGTGAAACGGTCATCTCAGCTCCAGGCGACAGCGCGGTCGAATACTGGATCGCCAAGCAGGGCGACCCCGTTGAAATCGGTGCTGAGCTGGCCATGCTGGACTCCGAAGAAGCCGAAGAACAGCGTGCGGTTTGGGAAACGGAACTTGCGGCACTCGAGCGGGAACGGGATGAAGTCGAAGCGGCGCTTGATAATCTGGAAGACGAACTCGACCGGCAGGATACCACTGCAAGCGAATCAACGACGACCCGCATACCGGGAGCCCGCTCCGATGGAACTGTTAATGATGGAACTGCTGATAATGGAACCGGCACCAATGGGAATGGTGCAAACGGAACCGGCACCAACGGAAATGGAACCACCGGTGGCGGAGAAGTGAATGTCGACATCAATATTGAAGTGCCGCAGCAAGGGGCTTACGCAGCGGGAATTGCTCAGCTCGAACAGCAAATCGCTGCCATCACCCGTGATATTGAAGTGGTGGAAGCCCAGCTGAACAGAACGATTACAGAACCTATACTGCTCAGCCCGGTCAACGGCACCATAGCGGAAATCCAGGATAACAGCCTCGTCGTTTATTCTGAAGACCGCAGCTTCCGGACGTATGTCACAGAAGACCAGTGGCTCGAAATACAGCCGGGCGACAAAGCATACATCCAAGCGCCGGGCCTCGATGCCGCCATACCGGCCGTCATCCGGGAAATCGCCGAAGTGCCGGCCGGCAGTGACGAATGGTTCCATGCCTACCGTGTGCTGGAACCGGAAACGCCGGCCAACCCGATGGCTTTCTACGCCGTTGACTTCGACATCGTCGCCGACTTTGAACCTGTCATTGACGAGGAAACCGTTACGGAAGAAGCAGCCGACACCGAAGTGACGGATCCATGGCTCGCTGCGGCCGGCCTGCCGTTCGGCAGCACGGCCACTGCCGCCATCATCACCGAAGAAGCGGCAGAAGCCGTCGCCCTGCCGGAATCGTGGATCGTTGGCCGGTTGGAAAATGACACCGGCTACGTATTTGCGCTGACACCGGAAGGGCGTGCAGCTCCGGTGCCAATCACCATCGACTTCGATTTGTATGGCCGCACCATATTGGCAGGCGGCGTGCCGCCCGAAATCGTCGTGCTCAATGAAAGCCAGCTCGCCGACTACCGGGAAGCGCCGGCCATCTTCATGCCGATGCCGCTTGAATGGCCGGACTGGGATCTGGTCGGGAACTCCTATTGGGAAGACTACGTGCCTTATTTATTTGAATAA
- a CDS encoding DUF2187 family protein: protein MAFQPNEKEVSEFVQARRIGEWIQFTRNGVEVPGTIFKILENSVIVEISPEDAKEIGAASNLTVISHKKYKIME, encoded by the coding sequence ATGGCATTTCAACCAAACGAAAAAGAAGTATCGGAATTTGTCCAAGCCCGCAGAATCGGGGAATGGATCCAATTCACACGCAATGGAGTGGAAGTTCCCGGCACTATTTTCAAAATTCTTGAGAATTCCGTGATCGTTGAGATCTCACCGGAAGATGCAAAAGAAATTGGAGCGGCTTCCAATCTCACTGTCATCTCCCATAAGAAATATAAAATCATGGAATAA
- a CDS encoding S66 peptidase family protein: MRKQPERLKKGDTVGVISPSSPVDRESLQRALPFLRDMGLNVKLGQAAERDLGYLAGTDAERLADFHAMFEDPDVQGIICAGGGFGAARIVDRIDYQLVREQPKVFWGFSDITVLHTAIGQYADLVTFHGPMLASNVGKPEFTELSAKMFGQLLEPRELHYNEAISPLTAIRGGIAQGELVGGNLTRIRDLIGTKFDLEMAGKILLIEDVSNDPERADSQLTQLRLARKFEDAAGIVIGDFKEDAESADPSGRALQEVFRHHFGNLGVPVVSGFKIGHCEPHFAVPLGADARLDGDAKTLTVLPGIR; encoded by the coding sequence ATGCGCAAACAGCCAGAAAGACTGAAAAAAGGGGATACGGTCGGAGTCATTTCCCCGTCAAGTCCGGTCGACCGGGAAAGCCTGCAGCGCGCTTTGCCGTTTCTCAGGGATATGGGACTCAATGTGAAGCTCGGCCAGGCGGCTGAACGGGATCTCGGCTATTTGGCAGGGACGGACGCCGAACGGCTTGCTGATTTTCATGCCATGTTTGAAGACCCGGACGTACAAGGCATCATTTGTGCCGGCGGCGGATTCGGTGCAGCAAGAATTGTAGACCGGATTGACTATCAGCTCGTTCGGGAACAGCCAAAAGTGTTCTGGGGCTTTTCTGATATCACGGTCCTGCATACGGCGATCGGCCAATATGCAGACCTGGTCACGTTTCACGGTCCGATGTTGGCATCAAATGTTGGCAAGCCGGAATTCACGGAATTGAGCGCCAAGATGTTCGGTCAGCTGCTCGAGCCCCGGGAACTCCATTATAATGAAGCGATCTCACCGCTGACGGCCATCCGGGGCGGTATCGCCCAAGGGGAATTGGTCGGCGGCAATCTGACGCGGATCCGTGATCTGATCGGCACGAAATTCGATCTTGAAATGGCCGGCAAAATTCTGCTCATTGAAGACGTCAGCAATGATCCGGAGCGGGCGGACAGCCAGCTGACCCAGTTGCGGCTGGCCCGGAAATTCGAGGATGCAGCAGGAATCGTGATCGGCGACTTCAAGGAAGACGCCGAGTCAGCCGATCCATCGGGCCGGGCATTACAGGAAGTGTTCCGCCATCATTTCGGCAATCTTGGCGTGCCGGTCGTCAGCGGCTTTAAGATCGGGCATTGCGAGCCACATTTCGCCGTGCCGCTCGGAGCAGACGCCCGGCTTGATGGCGACGCCAAAACGCTGACCGTGCTTCCGGGCATCCGGTAA
- a CDS encoding transcriptional regulator: MMYVKLMKPFYTKKEKHLIRFVFAYQYFSLLKDDELFHFVPVEGKEIVVNLNTFQVENLSEVFVFQKGNRFIRLPLYQLLLISDIHLHLQTILEGERAHAADVTEQSIREAAEAIEFLEMENISRMIDYALEQRDEVMFHELISRQMNGGCPSE, translated from the coding sequence ATGATGTACGTTAAGCTGATGAAACCTTTCTATACAAAAAAAGAAAAACACCTCATCCGATTTGTCTTCGCGTATCAATATTTCTCACTTTTGAAAGATGATGAACTGTTCCACTTTGTACCAGTGGAAGGAAAAGAGATCGTTGTGAATCTGAATACCTTCCAAGTCGAGAACCTGTCAGAAGTCTTTGTTTTTCAGAAAGGCAACCGGTTTATCCGGCTTCCGCTGTATCAGCTCCTGCTCATATCCGATATTCATCTGCACCTTCAGACCATATTGGAAGGCGAAAGGGCGCATGCCGCTGATGTAACCGAGCAATCCATCCGGGAAGCGGCAGAGGCGATTGAATTTCTTGAAATGGAAAATATTTCGCGCATGATCGATTATGCGCTCGAACAGCGGGATGAAGTGATGTTTCATGAATTGATATCACGGCAAATGAATGGAGGATGCCCAAGTGAATAA
- a CDS encoding helix-turn-helix domain-containing protein, translated as MEFYQLLKTYRETLGIPQKEIARRLNVTASTLSRYENGSRRISTEAIPEFQRAYSLPDQLVIDALFGSRDKLRLQPDQTKELQEQYYKSYFDLYQDVLMDASFRRFITEFTELPSEIRPILIRKFTDDIRRQRAANPSE; from the coding sequence ATGGAATTTTATCAATTGCTGAAAACCTACCGGGAAACACTCGGCATCCCCCAAAAAGAGATTGCCCGCCGGCTTAACGTTACCGCTTCGACACTCAGCCGTTATGAGAACGGCTCGCGCCGCATTTCCACCGAGGCCATCCCGGAATTCCAGCGCGCTTATTCGCTTCCCGATCAGCTGGTCATCGATGCGCTGTTCGGCAGCCGGGATAAGCTGCGCCTGCAGCCGGATCAAACGAAAGAGCTGCAGGAACAGTATTATAAATCCTATTTCGATTTGTATCAAGATGTCTTGATGGACGCTTCGTTCCGCCGGTTCATCACCGAGTTCACGGAGCTTCCTTCTGAAATCCGGCCCATCCTGATCCGCAAATTCACCGATGATATCCGGCGACAGCGTGCAGCGAATCCGAGTGAATGA
- a CDS encoding SWIM zinc finger family protein: MATVQALAKRFEETISDFMTAVDSTLHPSSERDEEMVRKAVFFVRHGGVTFQSFNEETQLLEATVKDVHTVKVVLNFNDLLSSCSCPEEDMCRHRLAVIFGLYQKVGSLSGWVADWRAKKNEQLLLMPDERSPAQWLAIVKSVWQEPIPEYTRRNFFYFSQLYENRLNAVLAYLPFEREWKTLFRVYAHFLSLVHAWEFYRDGIHEMHHSFFGRWLEEEIQSLTSLLEQLSVQHRTFAHDPFFDVLEEQVHRFAEKQDETFAARFSVYRLFWELLFTTKRLREQEAARIAGTDNRLEVFFDLLLNREIGDIQPAADELSVWIELAELARENGRQDAMQRILSGIRPHVERFLFNEIHPQYREANVKTLSRLFTAAELSESEWEELFSQFGRYGLPAYSAYLIDRQEFRKWAELHQRHRSPLYFAEECGLKEVQAAAPDCVLPLYHFYALQHVEERSRSGYKQAVRIWKRMKTACKKSGQLPFFESYMNEIKLRYKRLRALQQEIEKGQLV, encoded by the coding sequence ATGGCCACCGTTCAAGCGCTGGCAAAACGATTTGAAGAAACGATCTCTGATTTCATGACTGCTGTCGACAGCACACTTCACCCGTCCAGCGAACGGGATGAAGAGATGGTTCGAAAAGCAGTCTTTTTCGTGCGCCATGGCGGCGTTACTTTTCAGTCTTTTAATGAAGAAACACAATTGCTCGAAGCGACAGTCAAAGACGTGCATACCGTAAAAGTCGTGCTGAATTTCAACGATCTGCTGTCCAGCTGCAGCTGCCCGGAAGAAGATATGTGCCGGCACCGGCTCGCGGTCATTTTTGGGCTGTATCAGAAAGTCGGATCGCTCTCAGGCTGGGTGGCAGACTGGCGCGCCAAGAAAAATGAGCAGCTGCTGCTGATGCCCGACGAGCGGTCGCCCGCCCAGTGGCTTGCGATCGTGAAGAGTGTCTGGCAGGAACCGATTCCCGAATACACCCGGCGCAACTTTTTTTATTTTTCCCAGCTGTATGAAAACCGGTTGAATGCCGTGCTGGCTTATTTGCCGTTCGAGCGGGAATGGAAGACGCTGTTCCGCGTCTATGCGCATTTTTTATCGCTCGTCCATGCTTGGGAATTTTACCGGGACGGCATCCACGAGATGCATCATTCCTTTTTCGGGCGCTGGCTGGAAGAAGAAATTCAATCGCTGACTTCCTTGCTGGAACAGCTGAGCGTGCAGCACCGGACGTTTGCACACGATCCGTTTTTCGACGTGCTCGAAGAACAGGTGCACCGGTTCGCTGAAAAACAGGATGAAACGTTCGCTGCCCGTTTCAGCGTATACCGGCTGTTCTGGGAATTGCTGTTCACCACTAAACGGCTGCGCGAACAGGAAGCGGCCCGTATTGCGGGAACCGATAATCGGCTGGAAGTCTTCTTCGACCTCTTGCTGAACCGGGAAATCGGCGATATCCAGCCGGCTGCCGATGAATTGTCCGTATGGATCGAGCTCGCTGAACTGGCCCGGGAAAACGGCCGTCAGGATGCGATGCAGCGGATCCTTTCGGGTATCCGGCCACACGTGGAACGCTTTTTATTCAATGAAATCCATCCGCAGTACCGGGAAGCGAATGTGAAAACGCTGAGCCGGCTGTTCACAGCGGCAGAACTCAGTGAATCGGAATGGGAAGAGCTGTTCAGCCAATTCGGCCGCTACGGGCTCCCTGCCTACTCCGCTTATCTGATCGACCGGCAGGAGTTCCGCAAATGGGCTGAACTTCATCAAAGGCACCGGTCGCCGCTGTATTTTGCGGAAGAATGCGGACTGAAGGAAGTGCAGGCTGCTGCGCCTGACTGTGTGCTCCCGCTTTATCATTTTTACGCGCTGCAGCATGTCGAGGAACGCAGCCGATCCGGCTACAAACAGGCCGTCCGCATATGGAAACGGATGAAGACCGCCTGCAAGAAGAGCGGCCAGCTGCCGTTTTTCGAATCGTATATGAATGAAATCAAACTGCGGTACAAGCGGCTTCGGGCCCTGCAGCAGGAAATCGAGAAAGGACAGTTGGTATGA
- a CDS encoding DEAD/DEAH box helicase codes for MMRFTTDSNMTYFLSIDQGMPFRVTAVTETGQPVPPEQWKPYLYFWDKTSFFGMGAEEDGLELLMTSAEFVRLFQRPPHHFVSFEGLRSEDRQLLSLAEESANRMEDPLLWDAVTEQDGQVVIGDSYASPEVRRFLEQAIEQQLQAKNLTSALLPALLPFLKEAGWDGLPENDDYVIGMRLSEPEESAYWTFETVIRSKRGSVYWTPPASRRTAPIDQALPAKWRDHAEEIRRQQQLMLSLCPTTEPPNPDCFYSTDLTDADVLAFLREDAELLQAFGVELSLPAWLRAVQESKVRVKANVGGPVKKQSAVGLDELVKFDWQFSLNGHEVTRQEFESLVEENRQFIRVGGEWVRVDPALLQKLRTLIDEADGENWTIKDLLFKDMPELEEQGDELELEDPLVEFRLHQSLQELLDRLLEKRDLPETVIPAGLQADLRPYQKIGFDYLVFMREQGFGLCLADDMGLGKTVQLIAYLLHVHRTPQARPSLIICPTSVLGNWQKELERFAPDLRVVSHYGGSRAKEEDFQSSLTDSAPDVVLSTYGIASSDAEALQAIEWTSVTLDEAQNIKNIQTKQSRVLRKLKGQHHIALTGTPIENRLSELWAIFDFINKGYLYRISRFKEQFIVPIERDDSESHKEQLRRRIQPFLLRRTKKDPELQLNLPEKQEQLEYCPLTPEQAALYEGLVQETLGKMETLSGFERKGLVLKMLSKLKQLCNHPALYLKEPFTTADEILPRSQKLERIVTMAGDIAERGEQCLIFTQYIGMGHFLQEALNELYGFEVPFLTGSMPKAKRDALVASFQAGDFPVFVLSLKAGGTGLNLTAATHVLHADRWWNPAVENQATDRAYRIGQTQFVHVHKFVTIGTVEEKIDSLLTEKQAMSDQFIQSSQWMTELSDRELEDLFTYTR; via the coding sequence ATGATGCGTTTTACAACCGACAGCAACATGACATACTTCCTCAGCATCGACCAGGGAATGCCTTTCCGGGTGACCGCAGTGACTGAAACCGGTCAGCCGGTCCCGCCGGAACAATGGAAACCGTATTTGTATTTCTGGGATAAAACAAGCTTTTTCGGAATGGGCGCGGAAGAAGACGGACTTGAACTGCTGATGACATCGGCGGAATTCGTCCGGCTGTTTCAGCGTCCACCGCATCATTTTGTTTCTTTTGAAGGTTTGCGTTCAGAAGACCGGCAGCTCTTGTCCCTCGCCGAGGAGTCGGCGAACCGGATGGAAGATCCGCTGCTGTGGGATGCTGTCACAGAACAGGACGGACAAGTTGTAATCGGCGATTCCTACGCTTCTCCGGAAGTCCGCCGGTTCCTGGAACAGGCGATTGAACAGCAGCTGCAGGCGAAAAACCTGACATCTGCCCTATTGCCTGCCCTCCTGCCATTCCTGAAAGAAGCGGGGTGGGATGGCCTGCCGGAAAATGATGATTATGTGATCGGCATGCGGCTGAGCGAACCCGAGGAATCCGCCTATTGGACGTTCGAAACGGTCATCCGTTCAAAGCGCGGTTCGGTCTACTGGACACCGCCAGCCAGCCGGAGAACGGCACCGATCGATCAGGCGCTGCCGGCGAAATGGCGGGACCATGCTGAAGAGATCCGGCGCCAGCAGCAATTGATGCTGAGTCTGTGTCCGACCACGGAACCGCCAAATCCGGACTGCTTTTATTCGACGGATCTGACTGATGCGGATGTCCTGGCTTTTTTGCGGGAAGATGCAGAGCTTCTGCAGGCGTTCGGGGTTGAATTGTCACTCCCCGCGTGGCTTCGGGCTGTGCAGGAATCGAAAGTCCGCGTCAAAGCGAACGTCGGCGGACCGGTTAAGAAGCAGTCGGCAGTCGGCCTTGATGAATTGGTGAAGTTCGACTGGCAATTTTCATTGAACGGCCATGAAGTGACCCGGCAGGAATTTGAGAGCCTCGTCGAAGAAAACCGGCAGTTCATCCGGGTCGGCGGCGAGTGGGTCCGGGTAGATCCGGCCTTGCTGCAAAAGCTCCGGACGCTGATTGATGAAGCCGACGGCGAGAACTGGACCATCAAGGATCTATTGTTCAAGGATATGCCGGAACTGGAAGAGCAGGGAGATGAACTGGAGCTGGAAGATCCGCTCGTTGAGTTCCGGCTGCATCAGTCGCTGCAGGAACTGCTCGACCGGTTGCTTGAAAAGCGTGACTTGCCGGAAACCGTCATCCCGGCCGGCCTCCAGGCGGATCTTCGGCCGTATCAGAAAATCGGTTTCGATTACCTCGTCTTCATGCGGGAACAAGGCTTTGGCTTGTGCCTGGCAGACGATATGGGTCTCGGCAAAACCGTCCAGCTGATCGCCTACCTGCTCCATGTGCACCGCACCCCGCAGGCCAGACCGTCGCTGATCATTTGTCCGACAAGTGTGCTCGGCAATTGGCAAAAAGAATTGGAACGGTTTGCACCGGATCTCCGGGTGGTGTCGCATTACGGAGGGAGCCGGGCGAAAGAGGAAGATTTCCAGTCTTCCCTTACCGACTCTGCGCCTGATGTTGTTCTGTCGACTTACGGCATTGCCTCATCGGACGCCGAAGCATTGCAGGCAATCGAGTGGACAAGCGTCACGCTCGATGAAGCGCAGAACATCAAGAACATCCAGACGAAACAATCGCGCGTTCTCCGGAAACTCAAGGGACAGCACCATATCGCGCTGACCGGCACTCCGATTGAGAACCGGCTGAGTGAGTTATGGGCGATTTTCGATTTCATCAATAAAGGCTATCTGTACCGGATCAGCCGTTTTAAAGAGCAATTCATCGTTCCGATTGAACGGGACGATTCCGAATCGCATAAAGAACAGCTGCGCCGGCGCATCCAGCCGTTTCTGCTGCGCCGGACGAAGAAAGATCCGGAGCTGCAGCTGAACCTGCCGGAAAAACAGGAACAGCTGGAATATTGCCCGCTGACACCTGAACAGGCGGCGCTGTACGAGGGACTTGTACAGGAAACGCTCGGGAAAATGGAGACGCTGTCGGGCTTTGAGCGCAAAGGGCTCGTGCTGAAAATGCTCAGCAAGCTCAAACAGCTGTGCAATCATCCGGCTCTGTATCTGAAAGAACCGTTCACGACTGCGGATGAAATTCTGCCACGGTCACAGAAGCTGGAGCGGATTGTGACGATGGCTGGTGATATTGCCGAACGCGGGGAGCAATGCCTCATTTTCACCCAGTATATCGGCATGGGGCATTTCCTGCAGGAAGCATTGAACGAGCTGTACGGCTTTGAAGTGCCGTTTTTGACCGGCAGCATGCCGAAAGCGAAACGCGATGCGCTTGTGGCCTCTTTCCAGGCAGGCGACTTTCCGGTGTTCGTGCTGTCATTGAAAGCCGGCGGCACGGGGCTGAACCTGACCGCTGCGACGCACGTACTTCATGCGGATCGCTGGTGGAATCCGGCCGTTGAAAACCAGGCAACAGACCGGGCGTACCGGATCGGCCAGACGCAATTCGTGCATGTGCATAAATTTGTGACGATCGGGACAGTCGAAGAAAAAATTGATTCCCTGCTTACGGAAAAACAGGCGATGTCGGATCAGTTCATCCAATCCAGTCAATGGATGACGGAACTGTCTGACCGGGAACTGGAAGACCTCTTTACCTATACACGTTAA
- a CDS encoding single-stranded DNA-binding protein, giving the protein MNQVGMVGRLTKDPVTRVLAEGRVHTSFILAVQRNFRNQRGEMDTDFVLCSTWGRPAHNVSKYCVKGSLVAVTGRLQSRHYDKEDGTRMYVTEVVGDQIRFLDRRQKDEAETVSGAERDEHFDFEAPAEAGRL; this is encoded by the coding sequence ATGAATCAAGTCGGAATGGTGGGACGGCTGACCAAGGATCCAGTCACCCGGGTCCTGGCGGAAGGCCGTGTACATACTTCATTTATCCTGGCCGTCCAGCGGAATTTCAGAAACCAGCGCGGCGAAATGGATACCGATTTCGTCCTTTGCTCCACATGGGGCCGTCCGGCGCATAATGTATCGAAATACTGCGTGAAAGGCTCGCTCGTCGCAGTGACTGGACGCCTGCAATCCCGTCATTATGATAAAGAAGATGGAACCCGCATGTATGTCACGGAAGTGGTCGGCGATCAGATCCGATTCTTGGACAGGCGACAGAAAGACGAGGCGGAAACCGTCAGCGGGGCAGAACGGGATGAACATTTTGATTTTGAAGCGCCGGCTGAAGCGGGGAGACTTTAG
- a CDS encoding YwpF family protein — protein MKTFKMISLGIIQDDTFVDYPIKDGIIINQENSQQSWVLELLLDRSFIETFEAFKASGEVADVKVVISYPGNEPATFRVSVSDVSEIEENISVLMIGTLKRGRRRYAEELLSELLQNGLEGDELLERFETDMLARPRLRVDEGKEQTKNK, from the coding sequence ATGAAAACGTTTAAAATGATTTCGCTCGGTATCATTCAGGACGATACGTTCGTCGATTACCCAATAAAAGATGGCATTATCATTAATCAGGAAAACAGCCAGCAATCCTGGGTGCTGGAATTGCTTCTCGACCGATCGTTCATCGAGACGTTCGAGGCCTTCAAAGCTTCCGGCGAAGTGGCTGACGTGAAAGTCGTCATTTCCTATCCGGGAAATGAGCCCGCGACCTTCCGCGTATCGGTCAGTGATGTCAGTGAAATTGAAGAGAATATTTCAGTGTTGATGATCGGCACACTAAAGCGCGGCCGCCGTCGCTACGCCGAAGAGCTCTTGTCGGAACTGCTTCAGAATGGACTTGAAGGTGATGAGCTGCTGGAGCGCTTTGAAACGGATATGCTGGCCCGGCCGCGGCTGCGGGTTGACGAAGGCAAAGAACAGACGAAAAACAAGTAA
- the fabZ gene encoding 3-hydroxyacyl-ACP dehydratase FabZ, whose protein sequence is MLTTEQIKAILPHRYPFLMVDRILELEEGKKATGLKNVSANEEFFNGHFPDYPVMPGVLIVEALAQVGAVAVLSMEANKGRLAFFTGIDNCRFKRQVVPGDQLKLEVEMTKLRGPMGKGHGVATVDGELVCECDILFALGPVSEK, encoded by the coding sequence ATGCTGACAACAGAACAGATAAAAGCGATTCTGCCCCACCGCTATCCATTCCTCATGGTGGATCGGATTTTAGAACTGGAAGAGGGCAAGAAAGCGACCGGACTGAAGAACGTATCGGCGAACGAAGAGTTCTTCAACGGTCATTTTCCGGATTATCCGGTGATGCCCGGTGTGCTCATCGTTGAAGCACTTGCGCAGGTCGGTGCAGTCGCAGTGCTCAGCATGGAAGCAAATAAAGGCAGACTGGCCTTTTTCACAGGCATCGACAATTGCCGCTTTAAGCGGCAAGTTGTGCCGGGCGATCAGCTGAAGCTCGAAGTGGAAATGACAAAACTCCGCGGACCGATGGGCAAAGGCCATGGTGTCGCAACCGTCGATGGAGAACTCGTATGTGAATGTGACATTTTGTTTGCACTCGGGCCGGTTTCAGAAAAGTAA
- a CDS encoding DNA-directed RNA polymerase subunit beta — protein MPKTRKVRTKRKPAVQKDRQNKKTWWVQIRLFPIWLRVVLVLVLLGLAAAGGAMVGYGIIGDGEPRDALRWETWQHIFDIMEGTELEGSEVPAETDVPTEDGAVEEDAVE, from the coding sequence ATGCCAAAAACAAGAAAAGTAAGAACAAAAAGAAAACCGGCTGTTCAAAAAGATAGACAAAACAAAAAGACCTGGTGGGTCCAGATCCGGCTCTTTCCGATCTGGCTGCGGGTCGTACTTGTACTGGTGCTCCTCGGGCTTGCAGCAGCAGGCGGCGCGATGGTCGGCTATGGAATAATCGGCGACGGCGAACCCCGGGATGCGCTGCGCTGGGAAACGTGGCAGCACATTTTTGACATCATGGAAGGCACGGAGTTAGAGGGAAGTGAAGTTCCGGCAGAAACGGATGTGCCGACAGAAGACGGCGCTGTCGAAGAAGACGCGGTTGAGTAA
- a CDS encoding rod shape-determining protein — protein MSEQEHNLMELEEAISREILLYIKHTYRLLIDDPTANSMKDTARRSTAFLQTAGELDIRGRNLVSGLPETVRIRPQEIKQALRLS, from the coding sequence TTGTCTGAACAGGAACACAATCTCATGGAGCTGGAAGAAGCGATTTCCCGTGAAATCCTGCTGTATATAAAACACACATACCGGTTGCTGATCGATGATCCGACTGCAAATTCGATGAAAGACACTGCAAGAAGATCAACTGCTTTTCTGCAGACTGCGGGAGAATTGGACATCCGTGGGCGGAACCTTGTTTCCGGTCTGCCTGAAACGGTCCGGATTCGCCCGCAGGAGATCAAGCAGGCGCTTCGGCTGAGCTGA